TCTGTGCTATTCACAGATTTTGATAGGCTCACAGTCTTGATTGACCTGTTCAGAGGTATCTTGAATGAGTAGGAAAATCCATGGCtagtttacatacatttatttattacttggtGGTAATGGCCCAGCTCTCCTGGATGGCATAGCTTTTTAGTTAAGACAAGGTGCAAATGGAACAGTTAGGtctatttttcaacaaaagtaATCCACCTCAAGAGAATTCCTTACAGCATTGTATAGTTAGTAACTGTACTGTAATTACCTAGTTGCATAGTAGTAACTGATGTCTTGTTCTAAGTTTTAATTACAACTAATGGAAACAtgcctaaatgttttttgtatgtttacaggTGTCCTTCCAACATTTCAggcatttctgaaaaaactgCAACATGAGAAACCAATGGTGCACTTGttgcatgttgaaatgttggCACTGGTAAGAGAGCTGCTAAGCAAATTCATGAAGCCAGGAGCTATCCCCCTGAGTGTCAAAGAGATCCTCAAGATCAATGTACGGGATGCAGCGTTACAGCTGCCTAACAAATCCCTGTGTGTTGGAAAATATGGATACTCTGCCATGACCAAGGCCCGTGTGGCGAAGACACTGTGGGTTGGAAACTTGTACAACTCCCTCAGAGAGGGCTACATGAAGGCAGCAGAGTTTCTACTCAAAAACCTTCCCCTCGACAACCACATGGTCACCTCACTCTCGGCTCTGACCCCATCCCTCATACAGTGTGACTCCTTAGGTTCAGCATTCATGGCATTAGGGAAGGCCTTGCCTAATGTGGTTCCACCTGAAGCACTCGGCCCACTGCGGGAGGAGGTTCGTGCATACCAAATAGATGCTGACCTGGTACCTCTGGCCAATACCTATGTTGAAGAAAACAGCCGAGTGGATGTGGACTGGTGGAGTCAGGTGGCACTTCTAAGAAATTCAGAAAGAGGTGTGAGATACCCAACCCTGATCAAACTTGTGAAAGCCCTTCTTTCAATTTTCACAGGCCCGCTGGTGGAGGGGTCTTTCAACATAATGGATGACATACTGGAGGCAGACAGGTGCAGGATGAATGTGGAAACGTATGAGAGCCTCGCCATAATTAAGTCAACAATGAAAGCCAGGAAGTGGACGGCCTCAACAATGTTAATTGACCAGCCTTTAAGGAATTCTTGCCTTTCCTCCTATAAAACATACCAACTCCACCTAGAGAAAAAGAAGGCAAGAGAACAGGgaatgagggagaaaaggatgagTGAGGCCATGAGGGTGAGGTCTACAGCGGTGGCAAACAGAATAGTGACCCAGGCGAAGAAATCAAAAGggccatcctcttcctccactagGCCAGCTGCCTCACCTAGACCAACCAGACCTTCACCAAAGACCATCTcctctgcaaaaacaagaccTTTTCGACCCACTGggccctccaccacctcctctgggGCAGCTAAAAAGccatccagctcctcctctgggccctctgcctcctcgtcTGGGGCAACTAATAAGCCTTCcgcctcctcatctgggccctctgcctcctcatctgggccctctgcctcctcatctgggccctctgccttctcatctgggccctctgcttcctcatctgggccctctgcctcctcctctgggccATCCACTGCATCCTCTGGGCAaccaaagttattttctctgtttcatggTCCAGCCAAGAAATCCTCTTCAATAGCCTCAACTACCTCTGGAAAAAGGAAGAGTTCGGATGACTCAGAACccggaaaaaagaggaaaaaatagagcactttgtttcattttttgaatcTAGTTTTGATAACTTAAACCCCACTAAAAAGTACTTTGGAGAtacaaatgcactttgtttatttctttctatttgatttaagttatcATTTCATGTAGGAGTTAATGTTTTTGATTACTTGTTTTGATATTACTTGATATAACTttctattggttttattaacatctgtgtatttaatttgccattttatttctgatgaaCAAAGTTCAAagttattgaaatgttgaaattgttgaattatttgatttattaaaactgtttgaaaagtaaatcaGTCCTTTTAATGTACCCTAAATTTCAGAGTGCATTTACTACAGCATGCTCAAAATTCACTATTTAAgagtgtttttatcaaaagggGGGCACCAGGGGGGTCACGGCCACGGAAGGGGGCCATGGCCCCCAGTTTGGGAACCATTGTGAACACTATACAATAATCTgcatacatgtatatagttgTTTGCATGAGTCTAAAAAGTTCAggctcaggatttttttttgctttaatccCTGTGA
This Eleginops maclovinus isolate JMC-PN-2008 ecotype Puerto Natales chromosome 11, JC_Emac_rtc_rv5, whole genome shotgun sequence DNA region includes the following protein-coding sequences:
- the LOC134872428 gene encoding uncharacterized protein LOC134872428, which codes for MVHLLHVEMLALVRELLSKFMKPGAIPLSVKEILKINVRDAALQLPNKSLCVGKYGYSAMTKARVAKTLWVGNLYNSLREGYMKAAEFLLKNLPLDNHMVTSLSALTPSLIQCDSLGSAFMALGKALPNVVPPEALGPLREEVRAYQIDADLVPLANTYVEENSRVDVDWWSQVALLRNSERGVRYPTLIKLVKALLSIFTGPLVEGSFNIMDDILEADRCRMNVETYESLAIIKSTMKARKWTASTMLIDQPLRNSCLSSYKTYQLHLEKKKAREQGMREKRMSEAMRVRSTAVANRIVTQAKKSKGPSSSSTRPAASPRPTRPSPKTISSAKTRPFRPTGPSTTSSGAAKKPSSSSSGPSASSSGATNKPSASSSGPSASSSGPSASSSGPSAFSSGPSASSSGPSASSSGPSTASSGQPKLFSLFHGPAKKSSSIASTTSGKRKSSDDSEPGKKRKK